The following proteins are encoded in a genomic region of Streptomyces collinus Tu 365:
- a CDS encoding carbohydrate ABC transporter permease translates to MTRRTAPGRRTAGSRRTARTLPLHAVLVAVGALMALPLLYAVLSGFKSTDELSRNPFGLPGRWRTGNYTGILGSGDFWRLLGNSTLIAVATTVLVVAVSALAAFSFARFAFRGREVLFTFFTMGLMFPFAVAALPLFLLLRSLGLLDNPLGVILPQAAFGLPMTIIILRGFFRQIPGELEEAATLDGCGAFGFFWRVLLPMARPALGTVSVLAVVTSWNNFFLPLLVFTDSGWWTLPIGVQQFQGQYSAEYARVFAYLVLAMVPALAFYAVAERQLVGGLTAGATKG, encoded by the coding sequence ATGACCCGGCGAACGGCGCCGGGCCGCCGGACGGCGGGCTCCCGGCGAACGGCGCGCACCCTGCCGCTGCACGCGGTCCTCGTCGCGGTCGGTGCGCTGATGGCCCTACCCCTGCTGTACGCCGTCCTGTCCGGCTTCAAGTCCACCGACGAGCTGTCCCGCAACCCGTTCGGGCTGCCCGGCCGGTGGCGGACCGGCAACTACACCGGCATCCTCGGCTCGGGCGACTTCTGGCGGCTCCTCGGCAACAGCACACTGATCGCCGTGGCCACGACCGTCCTGGTGGTGGCCGTGTCCGCCCTCGCCGCCTTCTCCTTCGCCCGGTTCGCCTTCCGTGGGCGCGAGGTGCTGTTCACCTTCTTCACGATGGGGCTGATGTTCCCCTTCGCGGTGGCGGCCCTGCCCCTCTTCCTGCTCCTGCGCTCCCTGGGCCTGCTGGACAACCCGCTCGGTGTGATCCTCCCGCAGGCCGCCTTCGGGCTGCCGATGACGATCATCATCCTGCGGGGCTTCTTCCGGCAGATCCCCGGTGAGCTGGAGGAGGCCGCCACGCTCGACGGGTGCGGCGCCTTCGGTTTCTTCTGGCGGGTGCTGCTGCCCATGGCCAGGCCCGCGCTGGGCACCGTCTCGGTGCTGGCCGTCGTCACGAGCTGGAACAACTTCTTCCTGCCGCTGCTGGTCTTCACCGACAGCGGCTGGTGGACCCTGCCCATCGGCGTCCAGCAGTTCCAGGGCCAGTACTCGGCGGAGTACGCGCGGGTCTTCGCCTACCTCGTGCTCGCCATGGTCCCCGCCCTGGCTTTCTACGCGGTCGCCGAGCGCCAGCTCGTCGGCGGCCTCACCGCCGGCGCCACCAAGGGCTGA
- a CDS encoding carbohydrate ABC transporter permease, which translates to MTTTFLTGERGGPALDRPPPAADAARERARRRTLHRLTAVAFQLPALVLFTGLVLLPMLFALYAAFFRWGGFGMPSDYTGADNFTRLFQDPVFLGDLWRCLLLVVLSLALQLPFALAMAVLLNQRLRGRAVYRMLFFAPYVLSEAITGVLFGMVFAPGDGLADHVLGAVGLDGLGGEWFADPSWVMATLFLVMTWKYFGFHMMLYLAGLQSVPAELTEAALIDGAGPWQRFRNVTLPLLAPTLRISVFLSVIGSIQLFDLVWVVTQGGPDHHSETMAVTMFQYGFKRYQAGYAGAVSVVMFAVCLVFALAYQRFALRRDLEGATTTMRGDGT; encoded by the coding sequence CCACCTTCCTCACCGGCGAGCGCGGCGGACCCGCCCTCGACCGGCCGCCCCCGGCCGCCGACGCGGCCAGGGAGCGGGCGCGGCGGCGCACGCTGCACCGGCTCACCGCGGTCGCCTTCCAACTGCCCGCGCTGGTGCTCTTCACCGGGCTCGTGCTGCTGCCCATGCTGTTCGCCCTGTACGCCGCGTTCTTCCGCTGGGGCGGCTTCGGCATGCCCTCCGACTACACGGGCGCGGACAACTTCACCCGGCTCTTCCAGGACCCGGTCTTCCTCGGCGACCTGTGGCGCTGCCTGCTCCTGGTGGTGCTCTCGCTCGCGCTCCAGCTGCCGTTCGCGCTCGCCATGGCGGTCCTGCTCAACCAGCGGCTGCGCGGCCGCGCGGTCTACCGGATGCTGTTCTTCGCGCCCTACGTCCTGTCCGAGGCCATCACCGGCGTCCTGTTCGGCATGGTCTTCGCCCCCGGCGACGGGCTCGCCGACCACGTCCTGGGCGCCGTCGGGCTCGACGGCCTGGGCGGCGAGTGGTTCGCCGACCCCTCCTGGGTCATGGCGACCCTGTTCCTCGTCATGACGTGGAAGTACTTCGGCTTCCACATGATGCTCTACCTGGCCGGACTCCAGTCCGTCCCGGCCGAGTTGACGGAGGCGGCGCTCATCGACGGGGCGGGCCCCTGGCAGCGCTTTCGCAACGTCACCCTGCCGCTGCTCGCGCCCACCCTGCGGATCAGCGTCTTCCTGTCCGTCATCGGGTCGATCCAGCTCTTCGACCTGGTGTGGGTGGTCACGCAGGGCGGCCCCGACCACCACTCCGAGACGATGGCCGTGACCATGTTCCAGTACGGCTTCAAGCGCTACCAGGCCGGCTACGCCGGCGCGGTCAGCGTGGTCATGTTCGCCGTCTGCCTCGTCTTCGCCCTCGCCTACCAGCGGTTCGCGCTCCGCCGCGACCTCGAAGGGGCCACCACGACCATGAGGGGAGACGGCACATGA